The following are encoded in a window of Candidatus Fluviicola riflensis genomic DNA:
- a CDS encoding Fe-S cluster assembly protein SufB, whose protein sequence is MGYTENDLAKDLENSEYKFGFTTNIESDRAPNGLNETIIRFISAKKEEPEWLLEYRLKAFRIWSEMKEPTWAHVHYEKPDFQAISYYAAPKQTKKYESWDDVDPELKATMAKLGISMEEQQRLTGVAVDFVMDSVSVATSFKAKLGELGIIFCSFSEAVKDHPELVKQYMGSVVPVTDNFYAALNSAVFTDGSFCYIPKGVRCPMELSTYFRINEANTGQFERTLVVADEGSYVSYLEGCTAPQRDENQLHAAVVELVALKDAEIKYSTVQNWYPGDKEGKGGIFNFVTKRGVCETNAKISWTQVETGSAVTWKYPSCILKGDNSIGEFYSVAVTNNYQQADTGTKMIHLGKNTKSTIISKGISAGKSQNSYRGLVQIHKNAHNARNFSQCDSLLMTDECGAHTFPYIECKNPSAKIEHEATTSKIGEDQIFYCLQRGISEEKAISLIVNGYCKEVLNQLPMEFAVEAQKLLAISLEGSVG, encoded by the coding sequence ATGGGTTACACAGAGAATGATTTAGCGAAAGATTTAGAAAACTCGGAATACAAATTCGGTTTTACAACAAACATTGAGTCGGACAGGGCACCCAATGGATTGAATGAAACCATCATTCGTTTTATTTCCGCCAAAAAGGAAGAACCCGAGTGGTTATTGGAATACCGGTTGAAAGCCTTTCGCATTTGGAGCGAGATGAAAGAGCCGACTTGGGCACATGTTCATTATGAAAAACCCGATTTTCAGGCCATTTCTTATTACGCAGCTCCAAAACAAACAAAGAAATACGAAAGCTGGGACGATGTTGATCCTGAGTTAAAAGCCACCATGGCTAAACTTGGTATTTCTATGGAAGAACAGCAGCGTTTAACAGGTGTAGCGGTCGATTTCGTAATGGACTCCGTATCGGTTGCCACTTCTTTCAAAGCAAAACTAGGCGAATTAGGCATTATTTTCTGTTCGTTTTCAGAAGCCGTTAAGGACCATCCTGAATTGGTAAAACAATACATGGGTTCTGTGGTTCCGGTAACTGACAACTTTTATGCAGCATTGAACAGCGCCGTTTTCACCGACGGTTCGTTTTGTTATATTCCAAAAGGTGTTCGTTGCCCGATGGAACTTTCCACATATTTCCGGATCAACGAAGCCAATACCGGCCAGTTTGAACGAACACTGGTAGTGGCTGATGAAGGTTCTTATGTTTCTTATCTTGAAGGCTGTACAGCTCCACAACGGGATGAAAATCAATTACATGCAGCAGTCGTTGAATTGGTAGCATTAAAAGATGCCGAAATCAAATACTCAACCGTACAAAACTGGTATCCGGGCGATAAGGAAGGAAAAGGCGGTATATTCAACTTTGTGACCAAACGCGGTGTTTGTGAAACGAATGCAAAGATTTCCTGGACACAAGTTGAAACGGGATCTGCGGTTACCTGGAAATATCCGTCATGCATCCTGAAAGGTGATAATTCAATCGGTGAGTTTTACTCGGTTGCCGTCACGAATAATTATCAGCAGGCTGATACAGGTACGAAGATGATTCACCTGGGAAAAAACACCAAGAGTACGATTATCTCGAAAGGTATTTCGGCCGGTAAATCGCAGAATTCGTACCGCGGATTGGTGCAGATTCACAAAAACGCACACAACGCCCGTAATTTCTCTCAGTGCGATTCATTGTTGATGACTGATGAGTGCGGTGCCCATACGTTCCCGTACATTGAATGCAAAAATCCGAGTGCTAAAATCGAGCACGAAGCTACGACTTCAAAAATTGGTGAGGATCAGATTTTTTATTGCCTGCAGCGTGGAATCAGCGAAGAAAAAGCAATTAGCCTGATTGTAAACGGTTACTGTAAAGAAGTATTGAATCAGTTGCCGATGGAATTTGCGGTTGAAGCTCAAAAATTACTCGCTATTAGTTTAGAAGGATCTGTTGGTTAG
- a CDS encoding iron-sulfur cluster assembly accessory protein codes for MITVTEQAKKQAIRLMEDEGKPGYFIRVGVQGGGCSGLMYQLTFDNEERSDDKVFMDNGIKVVVDKKSFLYLIGTTLDFSGGLNGKGFIFSNPNAGRTCGCGESFSV; via the coding sequence ATGATAACAGTAACAGAACAAGCTAAGAAACAAGCCATTCGCCTGATGGAGGATGAAGGTAAACCAGGATATTTCATCCGGGTTGGCGTTCAGGGCGGAGGTTGTTCAGGACTTATGTACCAGCTTACTTTCGACAACGAAGAACGTTCGGACGACAAGGTTTTTATGGACAACGGCATTAAAGTGGTTGTTGACAAAAAAAGTTTCCTCTATTTGATTGGCACTACACTTGATTTTTCAGGTGGTTTGAATGGAAAAGGATTTATTTTTTCAAATCCGAACGCAGGAAGAACCTGCGGATGCGGTGAATCATTTTCAGTATAG